From Frateuria aurantia DSM 6220, one genomic window encodes:
- a CDS encoding ABC transporter permease, whose translation MRLPPVLAALRWHKAGAMLIALQIALTLAIVSNALFIIEQRSLHRERPSGLKENDLLLVSQMFAGPQALAGDARQLEPMHRADLAALRQLPGVKAAGEVNTLPLLGSGWNTGVSLKPDADDNTVHVAEYLMDEAALPTLGLKLLAGRNFTQADLLDSPRVMRGDVPQIMVTKALAQHFFPAGAVGHQLYLSGSRRPSTIIGVVERLQNPAAQGWGDNFAWNSIVVPQRMDGTMSTYVIRARPGQMPALYQMIPKQLLAVDRLRVMNIRGSGNVVAYSALRAQAYKSDRGMATLMAVICTILLTVTAGGVVGLTSFWVGQRRRQIGVRRALGARRRDILAYFLSENLLISGVGAVLGMGLSLLLNRALMHWFELPRMPPSSMLLGLVLIEMVSVAAVLMPALKASRIAPSSAIREA comes from the coding sequence ATGAGACTGCCACCTGTACTCGCCGCACTGCGCTGGCACAAGGCCGGCGCCATGCTGATCGCCTTGCAGATCGCATTGACCTTGGCCATCGTCAGCAATGCCTTGTTTATCATCGAGCAGCGCAGCCTGCACCGGGAGCGGCCTTCGGGACTCAAGGAAAATGATCTGCTGCTGGTGTCGCAGATGTTTGCCGGTCCACAGGCACTGGCCGGCGATGCTCGCCAGCTTGAGCCGATGCATCGGGCCGATCTTGCCGCCTTGCGGCAACTGCCGGGTGTGAAGGCGGCGGGTGAGGTCAACACCTTGCCCTTGCTCGGAAGCGGCTGGAACACCGGTGTCAGCCTGAAGCCTGACGCAGATGACAACACCGTCCATGTGGCCGAATATCTGATGGACGAAGCGGCGCTTCCGACACTGGGCCTGAAACTTCTGGCCGGCCGGAACTTCACGCAAGCCGACCTGCTCGACAGTCCTCGAGTGATGCGGGGCGATGTACCCCAGATCATGGTAACCAAGGCTCTGGCGCAACACTTCTTTCCTGCGGGGGCGGTGGGCCACCAGCTGTATCTCTCTGGTTCGCGCCGGCCCAGTACGATTATCGGTGTGGTAGAACGTCTGCAGAATCCTGCTGCACAGGGATGGGGTGACAATTTCGCCTGGAACTCGATCGTGGTGCCACAACGCATGGACGGCACGATGAGCACCTACGTCATCCGTGCCCGACCCGGCCAGATGCCGGCCCTGTACCAGATGATTCCGAAGCAGCTGCTGGCCGTTGATCGTCTGCGGGTCATGAATATTCGCGGCTCCGGAAACGTGGTCGCTTATAGTGCCCTGCGTGCCCAGGCCTACAAGTCTGATCGCGGCATGGCGACGTTGATGGCGGTTATCTGCACGATTCTGCTGACTGTGACTGCAGGCGGGGTGGTTGGCCTGACCAGCTTCTGGGTAGGGCAGCGTCGGCGCCAGATCGGTGTTCGCCGCGCGCTGGGGGCCCGCCGCCGGGACATCCTGGCTTACTTCCTCAGTGAGAATCTCTTGATCAGCGGTGTCGGTGCCGTTCTGGGGATGGGGCTGTCCCTGCTGCTCAACCGCGCTCTGATGCACTGGTTCGAGCTTCCCCGCATGCCGCCGTCATCCATGCTGCTGGGCCTGGTGCTGATCGAGATGGTGTCGGTGGCGGCGGTCTTGATGCCTGCTTTGAAAGCCTCTCGCATTGCGCCATCCAGTGCGATACGTGAGGCGTGA
- a CDS encoding ABC transporter permease — protein sequence MWLYYLKLGLRSLLRSPVLTALTVLMLAMGIGACITTWTVYHLLSGDPMPGRSGQLFYVRLNPYPPGVEAADRLVTLMSYHDASALWQLTPQFEQTPVALGTIVIDGMAGKPRPSTTEGVLGRAPMFDVFAMHFRYGGPWSAMDDASHARVVVLSEALNRRLFHGENSVGRLLPVGTHDYRVVGVLRPWSPQPRFYALSLGNRSYGGTDGAFMPVTTQMDDGFVPENINCYAEPDFRHLARAPCTWLGYWVQLRSKADQQAYRRLLAGYAGQQKSQGRFASAQMGLDDLRTWLITRKVIPEDVQLQANIAFGFLWICIVNTGGLLLAKCLRRSREIGTRRALGASRGAIFAQFLAESVAVGLAGGALGLLLSMAGLWAVRQQPAAYAGLAHLDGSMFMLAWVVALVASVLAGLLPAWRASVLAPATQLKAM from the coding sequence ATGTGGCTCTATTATCTGAAGCTTGGCCTGCGCAGTTTGTTGCGCAGTCCAGTACTGACGGCTCTGACCGTGCTGATGCTGGCGATGGGTATCGGCGCCTGCATCACTACCTGGACGGTATATCACTTGCTGTCCGGCGATCCCATGCCGGGGCGCAGTGGGCAGCTGTTCTATGTACGACTCAACCCTTATCCGCCGGGAGTCGAAGCTGCAGATCGGCTGGTCACCTTGATGAGCTATCACGATGCGTCAGCGCTGTGGCAGTTGACTCCACAATTTGAACAGACGCCGGTGGCGCTGGGAACGATCGTCATCGACGGTATGGCCGGCAAGCCACGCCCATCGACAACCGAGGGGGTGCTGGGACGGGCACCGATGTTTGATGTGTTCGCCATGCACTTTCGCTACGGCGGTCCTTGGAGCGCGATGGATGACGCGTCGCATGCCAGGGTGGTCGTGCTTAGCGAAGCTCTGAATCGGCGGTTGTTCCACGGCGAAAACAGTGTTGGAAGGCTGCTTCCTGTGGGCACGCATGATTACCGGGTGGTGGGTGTGCTGCGGCCGTGGTCGCCGCAGCCCCGATTCTATGCTTTGAGCCTGGGAAATCGCAGCTATGGTGGTACTGATGGCGCGTTCATGCCCGTGACCACGCAGATGGATGATGGTTTTGTGCCCGAAAATATCAATTGCTACGCCGAGCCCGATTTCCGTCACCTGGCCCGTGCGCCATGTACATGGCTTGGCTATTGGGTGCAATTGCGCTCGAAGGCCGATCAGCAGGCGTATCGCCGTCTGTTGGCAGGTTACGCTGGACAGCAGAAGTCACAGGGGCGCTTCGCCAGCGCACAGATGGGGCTGGACGATCTGCGGACGTGGCTGATCACTCGCAAAGTCATACCCGAAGATGTGCAGCTGCAGGCCAATATCGCCTTTGGTTTTCTCTGGATCTGCATCGTCAATACGGGGGGGCTGTTGCTGGCCAAATGCTTGCGCCGATCACGTGAAATCGGTACGCGGCGAGCGCTGGGGGCCAGTCGCGGGGCGATCTTCGCACAGTTCCTGGCTGAATCCGTCGCCGTCGGCCTGGCGGGGGGCGCCTTGGGATTGCTGCTGAGTATGGCCGGGCTATGGGCAGTACGGCAGCAACCGGCGGCTTATGCGGGCCTGGCGCATCTTGATGGAAGCATGTTCATGCTGGCCTGGGTGGTCGCTCTTGTGGCGAGCGTGCTGGCGGGCTTGCTGCCTGCCTGGCGTGCCAGCGTGCTGGCTCCGGCCACGCAATTGAAAGCGATGTGA
- a CDS encoding FtsX-like permease family protein, which yields MLVLEMALACAVLGNVLHMLERRFAAIHRVEHIDEASLAFLTIDNRGASDNADTISRELLALKAIPGVSAAAQSNSLPLSHNVWGGSLRLDPTTQDWTDASTYILGLDGSQVLGLKLVQGRDFRADDYAAGDIRAGSSPTAPVVILSQSLARRLWPGQSPLGKVVYDSAGRHTVIGVARNVLVPEIGVNGPNGNYDEAFYPSRPSMDMRYDLIRTDPRQMPRVLRQAQQALYGIDPQALIYAGEFGSERRAYFATDRSMVWMLSLVSVVMLAATALGVVGLTSFWVGQRRGQIGIRRALGARRRDVLAYFQGENLLLSVAGGGLGMLLGYGLNLYLMRHYEFVHLPAAYLWSGALALLLLGQLAVLGPALKASRISPVVAMRG from the coding sequence ATGCTGGTGTTGGAGATGGCCTTGGCCTGCGCCGTGCTGGGCAATGTCCTGCATATGCTGGAGCGACGCTTTGCCGCCATCCACCGTGTCGAGCATATCGACGAGGCCTCGCTGGCGTTCTTGACCATCGACAATCGGGGGGCGAGTGACAATGCCGATACCATCAGCCGCGAGTTGCTCGCGTTGAAGGCCATTCCTGGAGTTTCGGCGGCGGCTCAGAGCAATTCGCTGCCGCTCAGTCACAATGTCTGGGGAGGCTCGTTGCGCCTCGATCCCACGACGCAGGATTGGACTGACGCATCCACCTATATTCTCGGGCTCGATGGCTCGCAGGTGCTGGGTTTGAAATTGGTACAGGGGCGCGATTTCCGGGCTGACGATTATGCAGCAGGTGATATCCGCGCAGGCTCCTCGCCTACGGCCCCAGTGGTGATTTTAAGCCAGTCGCTGGCCAGGCGGCTGTGGCCCGGGCAATCACCGCTGGGCAAGGTGGTCTACGACAGTGCAGGGCGGCATACGGTGATCGGGGTGGCAAGAAATGTGCTGGTTCCCGAAATCGGAGTCAATGGTCCAAACGGGAACTATGATGAAGCCTTTTATCCATCCAGACCTTCGATGGATATGCGGTATGACCTGATCCGTACGGATCCGCGGCAGATGCCCCGGGTGCTCCGCCAGGCGCAGCAGGCGCTGTACGGTATCGACCCGCAGGCGCTGATTTATGCGGGTGAATTTGGCAGTGAACGCCGTGCCTACTTTGCCACGGATCGCAGCATGGTCTGGATGCTGTCGCTGGTGAGTGTGGTGATGCTGGCGGCCACGGCGCTGGGCGTGGTCGGCCTGACCAGTTTCTGGGTGGGGCAGCGTCGCGGCCAGATCGGCATCCGCAGGGCGTTGGGGGCTCGCAGGCGGGATGTGTTGGCTTATTTCCAGGGGGAGAACCTCCTGTTGAGCGTGGCCGGCGGTGGGTTGGGCATGCTGCTGGGTTACGGTTTGAATCTATATCTGATGCGTCATTATGAGTTTGTGCATTTGCCTGCGGCCTATCTGTGGAGCGGCGCCTTGGCTCTGTTGCTTCTGGGCCAGCTTGCTGTACTGGGGCCGGCGCTGAAGGCCAGTCGGATTTCGCCGGTGGTGGCAATGCGCGGTTGA
- a CDS encoding sigma-54-dependent transcriptional regulator — MPSVLIIDDHAAVREALELLLSLHEIHTLTAATPAEGLAVLAREPVDVVIQDMNFSTDTTSGDEGVVLFRAIRQAYPDLPVILLTAWTRLETAVELVKSGAADYLAKPWDDAKLLTVLKNLLELAESQQAVRQHVAGQRRRLQQLRKAYDLQGLVFASDAMCRLLELACQVAHSPLPVLITGPNGAGKERIAQIVHANSAVRSGPLVAVNCGALPGELIEAELFGAEAGAFTGAAKARPGRFELADGGTLFLDEIGNLPLAGQMKLLRVLETGQFERLGSGRTRQVTVRVISATNADLRGMVQAGLFREDLFYRLNVIEVALPPLAERSEDVVPLAEHFLAGRGQLSDSARLLLPEQPWPGNVRQLKNAIERAVVLARDGVVTPELLGLSTTTAVAARCLDEPSQETIRSALQESGGVISKAAARLGLSRQALYRRLERYGMAVESGPAA, encoded by the coding sequence ATGCCGAGCGTATTGATCATCGATGACCACGCCGCCGTGCGCGAGGCGCTGGAGCTGCTGTTGTCGCTTCACGAAATACATACGCTGACGGCGGCGACACCGGCCGAAGGCCTGGCCGTGCTTGCACGCGAGCCGGTGGATGTGGTGATTCAGGACATGAATTTCAGCACCGACACGACGTCCGGGGACGAGGGCGTCGTGCTGTTCCGTGCCATCCGCCAGGCTTATCCGGATCTGCCGGTGATCCTGCTGACGGCCTGGACCCGGCTGGAGACCGCGGTGGAACTGGTGAAATCCGGCGCGGCCGATTATCTGGCCAAGCCTTGGGATGATGCCAAGCTGCTGACCGTGCTGAAGAACCTGCTGGAGCTGGCCGAGAGCCAGCAGGCGGTCCGACAGCATGTAGCCGGTCAGCGCCGTCGCCTGCAACAGCTTCGCAAGGCCTATGATCTGCAGGGTCTGGTGTTCGCTTCCGATGCGATGTGCCGCTTGTTGGAACTGGCCTGCCAGGTCGCGCATTCGCCGTTGCCCGTGCTGATCACCGGACCCAATGGCGCGGGCAAGGAGCGGATCGCCCAGATCGTGCATGCCAACTCGGCGGTGCGGTCGGGACCGCTGGTGGCCGTCAATTGCGGGGCACTGCCGGGCGAGCTGATCGAGGCTGAGCTGTTCGGCGCCGAGGCGGGGGCTTTTACCGGCGCGGCCAAGGCCCGGCCCGGCCGTTTCGAGCTGGCGGACGGCGGCACCTTGTTTCTGGATGAGATCGGCAACCTGCCGCTGGCCGGGCAGATGAAGCTGCTGCGGGTGCTGGAAACCGGCCAGTTCGAACGGCTGGGCTCGGGGCGTACCCGCCAGGTGACGGTACGGGTCATCAGCGCCACCAATGCCGATCTGCGCGGCATGGTGCAGGCCGGTCTTTTCCGTGAAGACCTGTTCTATCGGCTCAATGTGATCGAGGTGGCCCTGCCGCCCCTGGCTGAGCGCAGCGAGGACGTGGTGCCGCTGGCCGAGCATTTTCTGGCCGGTCGTGGCCAGCTCAGCGACAGCGCCCGCCTGCTGCTGCCCGAGCAGCCATGGCCCGGCAATGTGCGGCAGTTGAAGAATGCCATCGAACGCGCCGTGGTACTGGCACGAGACGGGGTGGTGACACCTGAGCTGCTGGGTTTGTCGACGACGACTGCGGTGGCAGCGCGCTGCCTGGATGAACCCAGCCAGGAGACGATCCGCAGCGCCTTGCAGGAGTCGGGCGGTGTGATCAGCAAGGCGGCGGCACGTCTGGGCCTGTCGCGTCAGGCCTTGTACCGGAGATTGGAACGGTACGGCATGGCCGTCGAGTCCGGCCCGGCAGCATGA
- a CDS encoding sensor histidine kinase, whose protein sequence is MNRFRPISLLLRSGLALWLVAGMAIGLFVLLSGRSWTSLVQHLRRGWGLAMGLPDHLSRAWAVGLTLLLLLGPMLWLARWSLRPLRRLLRALEAAVASYRDGDFSFSLASPAASELRSLVELHNELGHILRSQRHGLVQRELMLDTVVQNTPVALVLTDAHDRIVHANIAARHLFHEGRSLHGQAFASLLARLPSSLLDTIRRNEDALLPLRIGDDDEVFHVSLRTFRLQGRIHRLHLFRRMTRELSRQEVDSWKRLIRVISHELNNSLAPISSLAHSGAELLRRGDTTRLAGVLASIGERARHLHGFIDGYAGFARLPAPQPQAVLWPGFVESLALQTPFKLTETLPARAGWFDPVQLEQVLINLLKNAVESGGPADAIEVRIMQTALRLQIEVLDRGPGMSEAVLSQALLPFYSTKRSGTGLGLALAREIVEAHDGRISLANREGGGLRVRLSLPQPGASA, encoded by the coding sequence ATGAACCGGTTCCGGCCGATTTCTCTGCTGCTGCGGTCGGGACTGGCCTTGTGGCTGGTGGCCGGCATGGCGATAGGCTTGTTTGTCCTGCTGTCCGGCAGGTCATGGACCAGTCTGGTGCAGCATTTGCGCCGCGGCTGGGGGCTGGCCATGGGTCTGCCGGATCACCTGTCCCGCGCCTGGGCTGTCGGCTTGACGCTGCTGCTGCTGCTGGGGCCGATGCTGTGGCTGGCCCGCTGGAGCTTGCGGCCCCTGCGCCGCCTGCTGCGGGCTCTGGAGGCTGCGGTGGCCAGTTATCGTGATGGTGATTTCAGTTTTTCGCTGGCCAGCCCCGCAGCCAGTGAGCTGCGATCGCTGGTAGAGCTGCACAACGAGCTGGGCCATATCCTGCGCAGCCAGCGGCATGGTCTGGTCCAGCGTGAACTGATGCTGGACACCGTGGTGCAGAATACGCCGGTGGCCCTGGTGCTGACCGACGCCCACGACCGGATCGTCCATGCCAATATCGCGGCGCGTCATCTGTTTCATGAGGGACGCAGTCTGCATGGTCAGGCCTTTGCCTCGCTGCTGGCCAGACTGCCGTCCTCGTTGCTGGATACGATCCGGCGCAACGAGGATGCCTTGCTGCCGCTGAGAATCGGAGACGATGACGAGGTATTCCATGTCTCGTTGCGAACATTCCGGCTGCAGGGGCGGATCCATCGACTGCATTTGTTCCGGCGGATGACCCGCGAGCTGTCCAGGCAGGAGGTCGACAGCTGGAAGCGCTTGATCCGGGTGATCAGCCATGAGCTCAACAACTCGCTGGCCCCGATTTCCTCGCTGGCACACTCTGGTGCCGAACTGCTCCGGCGTGGTGACACCACACGGTTGGCGGGCGTATTGGCCAGCATTGGCGAACGGGCCCGGCATCTGCATGGATTTATCGACGGCTATGCCGGATTTGCCCGCCTGCCGGCCCCGCAGCCGCAGGCGGTGCTCTGGCCGGGTTTCGTGGAGTCACTGGCTCTGCAGACACCGTTCAAGCTGACAGAGACATTGCCGGCGCGAGCGGGCTGGTTTGACCCGGTGCAGCTGGAGCAGGTGTTGATCAACCTGCTGAAAAATGCCGTGGAGTCGGGTGGGCCCGCTGATGCCATCGAGGTACGGATCATGCAGACCGCCCTGCGGCTGCAGATCGAGGTGCTGGATCGTGGCCCGGGCATGAGCGAGGCGGTGCTGTCCCAGGCCCTGCTTCCGTTCTATTCCACCAAGCGATCAGGTACCGGACTCGGTCTGGCCCTGGCCCGCGAGATTGTCGAGGCTCATGATGGCCGCATCAGCCTGGCCAATCGCGAAGGGGGCGGACTGCGGGTCCGCCTGAGTCTGCCGCAGCCCGGCGCCAGCGCTTGA
- a CDS encoding CocE/NonD family hydrolase codes for MKKAALASAVAACLCFVTAAGLAMPVAGATPQTASSRVTPDMIQTGSDIPAHWTTPQGNYDYVKREVMIPMRDGVRLHTVIMIPKGAGNHPMLLERTPYNASGFVTSNSPHLADAVWSGGKDWAKAGYILVWQDIRGKYGSEGKYIMTRPPMGPLNPTKTDDTTDAWDTIDWLVKNIKAGNGKVGMIGSSYDGWTVAMALLHPHPALKVAAPESPMIDGWMGDDWYHYGALRQVNLDYFTEQMSVKGSGETIPRENQDDYSNFLEAGSAGALAEAHGFGQLPWWNRFSAHPAYDAFWQLQALDKLLPQHASDVPTMWLQGLWDQEDMYGAIHAWEALTAAGHGANNHLVMGPWFHSQINRDGWSLGPLKWPGNTTAQFRRQVMIPWFDHYLRGTPEATSLPQAMIYNPSEQRWDSFSNWKVAGQQALTPLYLQAAHGLGFQVPAAGGDSYVSDPANPVPYLSRPIPQKNDRWRTWLLQDQRFVENRGDVLSYTTPVLASAVTLQGAPIADIFARTTGTDGDFVVKLIDVYPGSDADDPAMGGYELPISLDIFRGRYRKSFADPSAIPANEVQEYKFRLPTVNYVFKPGHRIMVQIQSSLFPLYDRNPQRYVPNILFAKPGDYQKATVTLEHGPQARSAVLLPLVAPASQP; via the coding sequence ATGAAGAAAGCCGCTCTGGCCTCGGCCGTCGCCGCCTGTCTCTGTTTCGTCACTGCTGCCGGCCTGGCGATGCCGGTCGCCGGCGCTACGCCGCAGACCGCCTCGTCCCGGGTCACGCCCGACATGATCCAGACCGGATCGGATATTCCGGCACACTGGACCACGCCGCAGGGCAACTACGACTACGTCAAGCGCGAAGTGATGATTCCGATGCGTGACGGGGTCAGGCTGCATACGGTGATCATGATCCCAAAGGGGGCTGGAAACCACCCGATGCTGCTTGAACGCACCCCGTACAATGCCAGCGGTTTCGTCACCAGCAACAGTCCGCATCTGGCCGATGCGGTCTGGTCGGGCGGCAAGGACTGGGCCAAGGCCGGTTATATCCTGGTCTGGCAGGACATCCGCGGCAAATACGGCTCGGAAGGCAAGTACATCATGACCCGGCCGCCAATGGGGCCGCTGAATCCGACCAAGACCGATGACACCACCGATGCCTGGGATACCATCGACTGGCTGGTGAAGAACATCAAGGCCGGCAATGGCAAGGTCGGCATGATCGGCTCGTCCTATGACGGCTGGACCGTGGCGATGGCCTTGCTGCATCCGCATCCGGCCCTGAAGGTCGCCGCGCCCGAAAGCCCGATGATCGACGGCTGGATGGGGGATGACTGGTATCACTACGGCGCCTTGCGGCAGGTCAATCTGGATTACTTCACCGAGCAGATGAGCGTGAAGGGCAGCGGCGAGACGATTCCCCGCGAGAACCAGGACGATTACAGCAATTTCCTCGAGGCCGGCTCGGCCGGTGCCTTGGCCGAAGCGCATGGTTTCGGGCAATTGCCTTGGTGGAACCGCTTCTCGGCGCATCCGGCCTATGACGCCTTCTGGCAGCTGCAGGCATTGGACAAGCTGCTGCCGCAGCACGCGTCCGATGTACCGACCATGTGGCTGCAGGGATTGTGGGACCAGGAAGACATGTACGGTGCCATCCATGCCTGGGAAGCCTTGACGGCCGCCGGTCACGGCGCGAACAACCATCTGGTGATGGGGCCGTGGTTCCACAGCCAGATCAATCGCGATGGCTGGAGCCTGGGGCCGCTGAAGTGGCCGGGCAATACCACCGCCCAGTTCCGCCGGCAGGTGATGATTCCCTGGTTCGATCATTATCTGCGCGGGACGCCGGAGGCGACATCGCTGCCGCAGGCGATGATCTACAACCCCAGCGAACAACGATGGGACAGCTTTTCGAACTGGAAGGTCGCCGGCCAGCAGGCGCTGACACCGCTGTATTTGCAAGCGGCACATGGTTTGGGCTTTCAGGTGCCGGCTGCCGGTGGTGACAGCTATGTCTCCGATCCGGCCAATCCGGTGCCTTATCTGTCGCGTCCCATCCCGCAGAAGAATGACCGCTGGCGGACCTGGTTGCTGCAGGATCAGCGTTTTGTCGAAAATCGCGGTGACGTGCTGAGCTATACCACGCCGGTGCTGGCCTCGGCGGTGACGCTGCAAGGCGCACCGATCGCCGACATTTTCGCCCGGACCACGGGCACGGACGGCGACTTCGTGGTCAAGCTGATCGATGTCTATCCCGGCAGCGATGCCGATGACCCGGCGATGGGCGGCTATGAGCTGCCGATCTCGCTGGACATTTTCCGCGGCCGTTATCGCAAGAGCTTCGCCGACCCGTCGGCGATTCCGGCCAACGAAGTGCAGGAATACAAGTTCCGGCTGCCGACGGTGAACTATGTCTTCAAGCCTGGGCATCGGATCATGGTCCAGATCCAGTCCAGCCTGTTCCCGCTGTATGACCGCAATCCGCAGCGCTATGTGCCGAATATCCTGTTCGCCAAGCCGGGGGATTACCAGAAGGCCACGGTGACGCTGGAGCATGGTCCGCAGGCTCGCAGCGCGGTCCTGCTGCCGTTGGTGGCACCGGCTTCTCAGCCGTGA
- a CDS encoding SPFH domain-containing protein — protein sequence MGAVLSLAVLAVAVVVLVKMVRIVPQGHEWTVERFGRYTRTLSPGLHFLWPFIYAVGRRINMMEQVLDVPGQEVITKDNAVVRVDGILFYQVLDAARAAYEVAHLETAALALATTNIRTVLGSMDLDESLSQRDAINAQLLRVIDEATHPWGVKINRVEIRDISPPRDLVDAMARQMKAEREKRAQILEAEGSRQSAILKAEGEKQSAILAAEGKREAAFREAEARIRLAEAEAQATRLVSEAIGGGNVNALNYFVANNYVDALKAMAQSPNQKTLLLPFEASGIIGSLAGVAELARDALQQQKAPPPARERS from the coding sequence ATGGGAGCCGTATTGAGTCTGGCCGTGCTGGCTGTGGCCGTCGTCGTGCTGGTCAAGATGGTGCGTATCGTGCCGCAAGGCCATGAATGGACGGTCGAGCGTTTTGGTCGTTATACCCGGACTTTGTCACCTGGCCTGCATTTCCTGTGGCCCTTCATCTATGCCGTCGGCCGGCGGATCAACATGATGGAGCAGGTGCTGGACGTACCCGGCCAGGAGGTCATCACCAAGGACAATGCCGTGGTCAGGGTCGACGGGATCCTGTTCTATCAGGTCTTGGATGCCGCGCGGGCCGCCTACGAGGTCGCTCATCTGGAAACGGCGGCGCTGGCGCTGGCCACGACCAATATCCGTACCGTGCTGGGCTCGATGGATCTGGACGAATCGCTGAGTCAGCGTGATGCGATCAATGCCCAGTTGCTGCGGGTGATCGATGAGGCCACCCATCCCTGGGGCGTCAAGATCAACCGGGTGGAAATCCGCGATATCAGTCCGCCGCGGGACCTGGTCGATGCCATGGCCCGGCAGATGAAGGCCGAGCGCGAGAAGCGGGCCCAGATCCTGGAAGCCGAAGGTTCCAGGCAGTCGGCCATTCTGAAGGCCGAAGGTGAAAAGCAGTCGGCGATTCTGGCGGCCGAAGGCAAGCGGGAGGCGGCTTTCCGCGAGGCCGAAGCCCGGATCCGGCTGGCCGAGGCCGAAGCCCAGGCGACCCGCTTGGTATCCGAAGCCATTGGTGGCGGCAATGTGAACGCGCTCAATTATTTCGTGGCCAACAACTATGTCGACGCCTTGAAGGCGATGGCACAGTCGCCGAACCAGAAGACCTTGCTGCTGCCCTTCGAGGCCTCCGGCATCATCGGGTCGCTGGCCGGGGTGGCCGAGCTGGCCAGGGACGCGCTGCAGCAGCAGAAGGCGCCCCCGCCTGCCAGAGAGCGGAGCTGA
- a CDS encoding NfeD family protein, whose translation MTGMAAHHLWWLAAVLLLAMEVVFSGYFLLWIAVGAAATGLLSACWPSLGWAGQVAGFVVLAFAACGFYARWRARRHGPRSAMLLNRRGEQMLGRDGVLAEAIVQGRGRMRIGDSLWPVQGPDLPAGTRVRVTAVQGIMPQVVPATGTASPDVS comes from the coding sequence ATGACGGGCATGGCCGCCCATCATCTGTGGTGGCTGGCGGCGGTGCTGCTGCTGGCCATGGAAGTGGTGTTTTCCGGCTATTTCCTGTTGTGGATCGCAGTAGGAGCGGCCGCGACCGGCCTGCTCAGCGCCTGCTGGCCATCGCTGGGCTGGGCCGGCCAGGTGGCCGGCTTCGTCGTCCTGGCCTTTGCTGCCTGCGGTTTCTACGCGCGGTGGCGGGCACGGCGGCATGGCCCTCGAAGCGCGATGCTGTTGAATCGGCGCGGCGAGCAGATGCTGGGCCGGGATGGCGTGCTGGCGGAAGCCATCGTCCAGGGCCGGGGGCGGATGAGGATCGGCGACAGCCTGTGGCCGGTACAGGGGCCGGATCTGCCGGCCGGGACCCGGGTCCGGGTGACGGCCGTGCAGGGCATCATGCCGCAGGTGGTTCCCGCGACCGGGACCGCCAGCCCGGATGTCAGCTGA